The stretch of DNA TAACTCCTATAACTCTCCATCAACTTCTTGCAAGGAGATTCCTTTTTGTGATACTTGATACACCAAGCCTGTGCTGAAGGTTTTTACACGCACAAAACACTTTTAACAAAATACTATATCCCTTGCAGGGGATTATGTCATCGTCGTCCAGGACATAACAACCCCAAGGTTCCTGGACTCTAGGCTGGCCCCAGCCTTCTTCCATGTTAAGCTTCAGCCCAAGAAGCGAGCCAAAAGCAAAATGGAAAGTCGAAGAAACTGATGTGTGTTTGATATTTTCTACTGTTGTAATATATAATAGATATCTGCATAAGAAAGCATTCAAGTTTGTTTGTAAAGGCATTACTGCGATTTTGAACAATCTGCAAACTCAAACTCATGAACTTTAAGCTACAAAATACATTACTACAGCTTCTCTCACTAAAAAGCCTTGAACAGTTTGCCTTATTGGGCTACACTTGCCTTATTGGGCTACACTTAAAGACTTCCAATTGTTCCATCTCACTGCAATGTGTTGACCAATGACAGGGTACAAAATGTGTCCATTACAGATTCAAAACCTAATTGATGGAAGTGAGTAATgatattttgaacattttggCTAGCTCTCAGAATACCCCAAACCTATTCCATTGTCTACATTTTATATTAATTATGTAAATAACTGATACATTCATTTATTAAAATGCAATATGTATGTTGAAGGTTTCATTTACCTTATTCATACTCCCTTTTGTCAAGTTTGCATTTAAGTCTTCACTTACTTTTCTTGTTATAAAAGTTGCACTTAGCCAATACTACACATctttttattcatatttttggTGCTTCATACATTGATATAGTCACTGCACTTAGCCAATAATACacattattttattcatatttttgtGCTTGATACATCGATAGAAAAACACTTCATAAACTTTTTCTAATTACTTCACAAATTCACTACCTGTATTAATCTCATGATGAGATTGTTGAATCTACAGATTACTGTTCATGCTTTATTTTGATCCTAAGGATCTTTTATATTTGAAATTGAAATAATTGTACTGTTTGATATTGATGTGTTTTTTATGATGTACAGTAATAGTAAAAAAGTTGTTATAAACATACAGTATTCAGAGAATAACTAAGGTCAGTTAACTCACTGCCAGTTAACTAAGCCTTGTTAAACCAGGCCCTTATACCATGGAGGGTGACACATCACCCCAGTGTAACAACAAGAAACAGGCATGCCAGGCGCATACctaggattggctgagggggggtgcacagtcataggtaatatatggaaaaagcctagcatttgaagattccataataagaaatgacactttttggccaccaaggAGGGGGTGTGCACGCACCCTGTGTATGCGCCTGCATGCACTAGGATAGGGTGCCAGGGCCGTAGCTAGCTTTTCGGGGAGACGGGGCAGCTGCCCCCTTAGGGGAGCAGGAATTtgcaaaaggcaaaaaaaaaatagtgtcTGCCCCTGAGgcaaataaagaaatatctgAGGCTTGCCCCAAATTAACAAAGCTTTCTAGCTACGGCCTTGAAACCTTAAATCAAGGTTCCCATTGTAATGAGTCCTTAATGCCTGAGAACAACATTGGGGAATGCTACATGCTAAAAAACATGGCACAATGGAAATGAGAGTTGTGTCAATGTATCGCTTATAAGGAGGCAGTATGGCACCATGAAAATAAGAGTTCTATCGCTTGTAAGGTGGCGGCATAGCACCTGGAGGCAGCTGGTAGTACTGCTGTTGAGGATATGGGTGGTATTGGGGTGCCCCTGTAGTCACCACCCTGATCCCAGGGCCACTCACGACAGTTGCCCCTCCTGGATTAACCACTGTCATGCCGCCTGGGTAGCTTGTAGATGTTGTTGTTTGGTAAACGACTGTGCCAGGGGTGTTAACAACTACGGCACCTTGGCTGCGTCGAGGTGCCAGGAATGACGAGATGCCACTTGCAACAGCATCAACAGTTTTGTCGACAAGCTGGTAGGCCGGGTCATTAGGGTCCAGTCTTGGCTTGGGTCGCCCGTATGGGTAAGGGTTCCCAACTGTCTCAGGGCCATACTGGGGTGCCATGGGGGGTGGGCCAGTGCGATTTGTCATAACTCGTCGGATCATTTCCCTATCTGGAGCATATGGGAATAACTCGTTGAACGAGTTAAAGTTCATAGGATCAGTGATATATCCTGCTAACACTTGTACCGCTTGAACTCGCGAGCGATCTGAACGGAACCATCGTAGAATCGGGAAAACACCCATGCAGCTGGCTGGGAGCATTTTCGATACGCAGTTTTGCAGAGTTTTTAGCTTGTCATCGTCGAAGCTCATCGTGGATAAAAGCTCGCTGATTTGCTCCGCATACAAGTTCCCCTGGGCATAAACTATCGCTTGTATTTTGTCGTCTACATGCGGAAGACGATGAACTTCGTTCTTCACAATGGCGAAAGCTGTTGGATCCATAATAAATGAGCTTCTTTTTCACTTTgcaaaaacaaagttggaATCGCTTTCCCCTTTAAAAAAGTGCTTTTGAGAGCCTAGTTCTCTTTGAGTGACTACCTTTTGGGTTACTTCTGAAGCTAGCTGTGAACTTAGGTTTATAAACTGCCTTCTCTTCACGATGTTTCACACCTCACGATAGCGCATtacaaattttctatttttagtaGCGCACAAACGTCATGAGCAGTACGTaaggaaacaaaaataaacaagtcacacaggtaacccaccgTGCAACAAAGAATCATGATGAAATCTAGTCTTCTACAATGAATATTAAATTCAGAGAATCTGAATATCTTGGTGGAAACAAGTGATTTATCATTGTTATTTCATTTTGTGGTGCGAATTACAAAAATATACTTCTCACCTTCGGATGTATTTGGTTCGCCCTCGGTCCCAGTCACGGTACGAGAGTGTATCGACCGCTCCGAAAAGTTATCGAGCGCCTGTAAATAGTGAGTTCTTCGATGGCCACAGATCTCAAGAAAACGCTGCGAAATGTGTTCAAATTCCGTGAATTCAAGTCGGAACTACAACAGAGGGCGTGTGAGACAGTTAGCAAAGGTTTGTTGGAGTCGATATTTGTAGTCAACGAAACATTCGACGGGAGGAGATAAAAAGCAAATCGAGAATTCATTCATTTCTTCCACTTCCGTTCCCTCGTTACcaaattttgattattttcttattttttttttttttgatttttaacaTTAGTTTTCAGGGCGATGGGAAGCATTTTATATATGGTCGAATTTATTGAAACAGAAATTTATTGGGTTtgaccacaggtaacccataaATAACAACTGTTTCCAGTAAAGATAAGGAAATGTGTAGGAAATAACATAGATTTACTGAagagatatatattttttatctttttcattGAACACTAACATTTTTATTCTTCAGGCAGACAAGATGTGTTTGTCTCCATGCCGACTGGCTCAGGAAAGTCCCTGTGCTACCAACTTCCCGCCGTAGTCGCTCCCGGGATAACTATCGTCTTCTCTCCCCTGATAGCACTAATACAGGACCAAGTTACTTACTTGCGAACGCTAAAGATTACGGTAGAAACTCTTAACTCAAAACTGCCTGAGAGTGAGCGTAAGCGAGTAATGAAGGACTTATATTTTGTAAAGCCGACCGTTAAGTTACTCTACATCACTCCTGAACTTGCGGCTACTCCTGGCTTTCAAAAAGTTTTGGATTCTTTATATAAAAGGAAGCTGTTGTCCTTATTTGCTGTTGATGAGGCGCACTGCGTCTCTCAGTGGGGACATGACTTCCGTCCAGATTATCTCCGGCTTGGTAAATTACGGAATAAGTATAA from Nematostella vectensis chromosome 8, jaNemVect1.1, whole genome shotgun sequence encodes:
- the LOC5505345 gene encoding proline and serine-rich protein 1 — encoded protein: MDPTAFAIVKNEVHRLPHVDDKIQAIVYAQGNLYAEQISELLSTMSFDDDKLKTLQNCVSKMLPASCMGVFPILRWFRSDRSRVQAVQVLAGYITDPMNFNSFNELFPYAPDREMIRRVMTNRTGPPPMAPQYGPETVGNPYPYGRPKPRLDPNDPAYQLVDKTVDAVASGISSFLAPRRSQGAVVVNTPGTVVYQTTTSTSYPGGMTVVNPGGATVVSGPGIRVVTTGAPQYHPYPQQQYYQLPPGAMPPPYKR